In Mesorhizobium sp. 113-3-3, a genomic segment contains:
- a CDS encoding DUF2333 family protein translates to MLDPIVNFFTRIFQWIGRGIGLLIGAVLWPFLWAGRWYTQRGWILKAVLGLALLVLIGLYANFFYATQWWNNFNPNYPDGYTFEKRNVSAGEQVAAGTGTDTAKTCGNSGIAQIAADLTDFNVNQNAWISSMILYKLGLFGIDWDNTPWMDNKASFQRGINQAVRRTATELADNLGRVRTTSQIDADLQDARGNLQFDEYTWYFGVSPFGPKTPTPSYYRDAVRKLRSFNARLATCQATFDARADNLKQYIDRIASDIGSTSAILKERAENHNNGWFDTRADDRYWFAYGQLYAYYGLMKGAQADFEDVIKEKHLQSLWDTMDAQFVSALRIQPFIIANGREDGWLLPTHLTTMGFYILRVRSNMVEISNVLTQ, encoded by the coding sequence ATGCTCGATCCGATCGTCAATTTCTTCACCCGGATCTTTCAGTGGATCGGCCGCGGCATCGGCCTCTTGATCGGCGCCGTCCTGTGGCCGTTCCTGTGGGCGGGCCGCTGGTACACGCAGCGCGGCTGGATCCTCAAGGCCGTGCTCGGCCTGGCGCTACTGGTGCTGATCGGCCTTTACGCCAACTTCTTCTACGCCACCCAGTGGTGGAACAATTTCAACCCGAACTATCCAGACGGCTACACGTTCGAGAAGCGCAATGTTTCCGCCGGCGAGCAGGTGGCCGCCGGCACCGGTACCGACACGGCAAAGACCTGCGGCAATTCCGGCATTGCCCAGATCGCGGCGGACCTGACCGACTTCAACGTCAATCAGAATGCCTGGATCTCGTCGATGATCCTCTACAAGCTCGGCCTGTTCGGCATCGACTGGGACAACACGCCGTGGATGGACAACAAGGCGTCCTTCCAGCGCGGCATCAACCAGGCGGTGCGGCGCACGGCAACCGAGCTCGCCGACAATCTCGGCCGCGTGCGCACGACCTCGCAGATCGATGCCGATCTGCAGGATGCGCGCGGCAATCTGCAGTTCGACGAATACACCTGGTATTTCGGCGTGAGCCCGTTCGGCCCGAAGACGCCGACCCCGAGCTATTATCGCGACGCCGTGCGCAAGCTGCGCTCGTTCAATGCCCGCCTTGCCACTTGCCAGGCCACGTTCGATGCCCGCGCCGACAATCTGAAGCAGTATATCGACCGCATCGCATCGGACATCGGCTCGACCTCCGCCATCCTCAAGGAGCGTGCCGAGAACCATAACAATGGCTGGTTCGACACCCGCGCCGACGACCGCTACTGGTTCGCCTATGGCCAGCTCTATGCCTATTACGGCCTGATGAAGGGCGCCCAGGCCGACTTCGAGGACGTCATCAAGGAAAAGCACCTGCAGAGCCTGTGGGACACGATGGACGCGCAGTTCGTCTCGGCCCTGCGCATCCAGCCCTTCATCATCGCCAATGGCCGTGAGGATGGCTGGCTGCTGCCGACGCATCTGACGACGATGGGCTTCTACATCCTGCGCGTGCGTTCCAACATGGTCGAAATCAGCAACGTGCTGACGCAGTAA
- a CDS encoding DUF6638 family protein: MNAKKPDLLRDNELIYGRLLPVDEPHLIQRYNKALAAFGLAPTKLKSFQIDRTGFSPEIADECGDPDYLDPNEVNRRFIILTPSQIDLPVVHTAFSNTSQLMFEFMSKNQRAIDALTIKDVIYGEIEDSVPKVNDIEDLLSINQVEFKVLSAEDVLGKAAELGKLVDRLKQEPDAWRDNAMLTRMVELAKICGDIRENALVPDQVIFRHNAYWTSHFGGLYVFVDPDMTTVISDPAAPGFRRSRPWQVSYLSINDADKVFKFLASTGRIELPRASWIEASGYLEHRAEMVVRALIRDAEPNRNLTDVDKVWLQTWIQSHADLITKDGNFPFLNAAKREIAQLGHLKIEDVFPQQRFLVIRAKPDHPDAWLTNRLISDFVPTDFVSRYIFNKQGFYKDYDGFSDAWRSHVVDVLKTTYLKDKVAFRTRLYGLTD; encoded by the coding sequence ATGAACGCCAAAAAACCCGACCTCCTGCGCGACAACGAACTCATCTACGGTCGTTTGCTCCCCGTCGACGAGCCACACCTCATCCAGCGCTACAACAAGGCGCTGGCCGCCTTCGGTCTCGCGCCGACCAAGCTGAAAAGCTTCCAGATCGACCGCACCGGGTTTTCGCCCGAGATCGCCGACGAATGCGGCGACCCTGACTATCTCGATCCCAACGAGGTCAACCGCCGTTTCATCATCCTGACGCCGTCGCAGATCGACCTGCCGGTGGTGCACACCGCCTTCTCCAACACCTCGCAGCTGATGTTCGAGTTCATGTCCAAGAACCAGCGCGCCATCGACGCGCTGACCATCAAGGACGTCATCTACGGCGAGATCGAGGATTCCGTTCCCAAGGTCAACGACATCGAGGACTTGCTGTCGATCAACCAGGTCGAGTTCAAGGTGCTGTCGGCCGAGGACGTTCTGGGCAAGGCCGCCGAACTCGGCAAGCTGGTCGACCGGCTGAAGCAGGAGCCCGATGCCTGGCGCGACAACGCCATGCTGACGCGCATGGTGGAGCTGGCGAAGATCTGCGGCGACATCAGAGAGAACGCGCTGGTCCCCGACCAGGTGATCTTCCGCCACAACGCCTACTGGACCAGCCATTTCGGCGGGCTCTACGTGTTCGTCGATCCCGACATGACGACGGTGATCAGCGATCCGGCCGCGCCTGGCTTTCGCCGCTCGCGGCCGTGGCAGGTCAGCTATCTCTCGATCAACGACGCCGACAAGGTGTTCAAGTTCCTGGCCAGCACCGGCCGCATCGAACTGCCCCGTGCCTCCTGGATCGAAGCGTCCGGCTATCTCGAGCACCGGGCCGAGATGGTGGTGCGCGCGCTGATCCGCGACGCCGAGCCGAACCGCAATCTGACCGATGTCGACAAGGTCTGGCTGCAGACCTGGATCCAGAGCCATGCCGACCTGATCACCAAGGACGGCAATTTCCCCTTCCTCAACGCCGCCAAGCGCGAGATCGCCCAGCTTGGCCATCTCAAGATCGAGGATGTCTTCCCCCAGCAACGCTTCCTGGTGATCCGCGCCAAGCCGGACCATCCCGACGCCTGGCTGACCAACCGGCTGATCTCGGATTTCGTGCCGACCGACTTCGTCTCGCGCTACATCTTCAACAAGCAGGGCTTCTACAAGGACTATGACGGCTTCAGCGACGCCTGGCGGTCGCATGTTGTGGACGTTCTGAAAACCACATATTTGAAGGACAAGGTGGCGTTTCGCACACGCCTCTACGGCCTGACTGACTAG
- a CDS encoding endonuclease domain-containing protein — translation MRGPEIETTGRARRLRQSDNDAENALWMELRDRRLNGHKFVRQFPIGRYFADFACRDCQLVVEVDGSQHVDSKYDQTRDRLMVSSDWSVLRFWNVDVLKERDAVLETILAAIEQRLDRHIETSELRFIAAKSYGETYP, via the coding sequence ATGCGTGGACCAGAAATCGAAACAACAGGGCGAGCACGACGTCTACGTCAGTCAGACAATGACGCCGAGAACGCACTGTGGATGGAGTTGCGGGACCGCAGACTAAACGGCCACAAATTTGTGAGACAGTTTCCAATAGGCCGCTACTTTGCAGATTTCGCTTGCAGGGACTGCCAGTTGGTTGTCGAGGTCGACGGCAGTCAGCATGTCGACAGCAAGTACGACCAAACGAGAGATCGCCTCATGGTCTCAAGTGATTGGTCTGTACTCCGCTTTTGGAACGTCGACGTATTAAAGGAGCGAGACGCGGTGCTTGAGACGATATTGGCGGCAATAGAACAGCGCCTCGATCGTCATATTGAGACGAGTGAGCTTCGATTCATCGCCGCAAAAAGCTATGGGGAGACATATCCTTGA